The nucleotide window AGTCGCTAAGGGACCTCCTCCGTCACGGCGACGGCGTGGCCTTGGGAGCAGCGACACCCGGCGACCTCCAACCGGTCTCGGCAACCGAGCTAGTCATCTCCACTCGCCCCAACCCCGTCCTGGCCCTTTCAGTCTCCGTTGGGAATCCCGACTTTGCCGCCTCAGAATCCACCGCCGTGGCGGCgacggctgcgactgcgactgcgaccaCAACGCCGGTGGAGCTACCTTTAACCAACGAAGGAGAAAGTGAAGAAATCAATGGCAGTGAAAACTCCAATCCTGTGGGCGCCGCCGGGTCATCCTCGCCAGAGGCAGTGCCGGCGGCGGAGGAGCAGCAGTCGGCGAGGGTGTCCCTATTGGCGTTACTGGAGCAGACGGACAGACAATGGGAAGGAAGCGGACAGGAGGGGCTATCGTTGGTCGCAGCGGCAGTGGACGAGGAGGTGGTGGCGGAGGACGAGATGAAGGGCAGCGGAGGGGTGTCGTACATGTGCTGCGTATGCATGGTGCGACACAAAGGGGCGGCGTTCATACCGTGCGGCCACACCTTCTGCCGGCTTTGCTCGCGGGAGCTGTGGGTCAGCCGTGGCAACTGCCCTCTCTGCAATGGCCACATCCTCGAAATCCTTGACATCTACTAGTGCCGTGCCACCTTCCATTCTCCGGCTCTGGCCACCGCCACCGCTCGTTATTTGATCTTTCTGAAGAAAACATTGCATGACGAGTGATTAATCATTAAAGAGGACATTATTGATGCCGAACTAGATTTCTGGATATGCTCGTCCGATGGTAGAGAGACTACTGACTGGCTGGCTCATCAGCAAGTTCCAAATTATCTAATGTATGTCCATTTTGATAGACAAATTTTATATTTGTGTTTCTGCGTTGTCTTCCTCATACAGAGATCTCACCAATTGCCATATTCAAAATGCTCTCTTTCTTTTATCGAACCACTACAGAGACTGATGATAGAGTACCAAACCACCACCGAGGAATTTGTATACTGAAGTTCTTTCATATTTCGACAATTACATTTTATTTGCATCCTTTCTTTGTACCCTTTTAGAAGGTGCAAGTGATCTAATATGCCCCACTTGTCATTCATCCATCGTTTTCCTTATTTGGGCGTCTACTACAACTTTCTCTTTTCCATCCTCACACGTCAATTATACTATCTTCTACTGCATATCCTTTTCACCAGCAACCATTGCACCGATCGCTAGGTTATAATGCAGAAGAGAATCTGAGTTCATTTTGGGAAGCGAGTTGATCAAAAAAATTGGCACATTTAATAATGATATGAGGATAGAGTAAGTAGTTTCTTGCAAAAGCACTAGTATTATGTACTTCTCCCGTTCGACCTTATGATCGAGATGGCGTTCTTCGATACGACTCTGCACGTCTCCGATAACAACCGTGCTTTGTTATCCCACATGGCAAGTTTGGTTTGCCGGTACAACAGACAATGCCCAAGCCGACAAAGATCCTACACTTGCAGTGCTCCAAACGACAACATACATTAGCGTACTCCAAACGACAACATACATTAGCGTACGTACCTTCTTGGTATTCCTCAAGAGTGCACCACGAAGACGAGTCATCCAGGAAAAGAAGGCTACAATCGAACGTTCCATTCCACAGTGGAGATACCAACCGGAAGATTATATAGAATTCAGGGTTGCACTAATCCGCATCACCAGGCTTGAGGTTGATTTCTTTTACAAAACCAAAAAAACAAATGACATGGCCACTCTCAAGTAAGATTATCCATCGAGATTTTGTAGAACGCACATAACCAAACTCTAGTGATGATAAACCAATCTCCAGTAATAAAAACACTAGCCCTTTCTTTAATTTGGAATTAAGAATTCAAAGTTCACTCGTTGCAAAGCCAACGCAAGAACAACACTTGAATATTGCACATGCGAAAGTAGTAGTCAAAATTAATCAGAAAAACAAAGGAGCTATACTTATAAACCAGAACCACGCTAGCTTTTGACATTACCAGAATGCACCGACTCCTCATGAATTATAAACAAAAAATTTATGTATTCATCAGAAACAAAAGAAGATGCTAgcttagaaacaaaaaaaaaactggaATTTGGCGATTAATGTGGAGAATGCATACCACCAAGCATTAAGCCTGATATGCTAGCACTGCAAATTTAATCTGATAAAGAAACCTCAGATTACTGACTAACTAAAGAACATTTTAGTTTCAAACGATGAGATATGGAATTAGGAAAAGTTCCCTAGAGATCGAAGAGTTCAAATTTACCAgaaagataactaaattacacCTTTCCAGTGAATCTGTCATAAATATTGAATGTTACAACTAAACAAACAATAGAAGATCTGAAATACAAGTTAGATCGACAACAAGTGTTACTAGGGTTAGTAGAAAAAGAGAAGGGTTGCTTTAAGGTATTTGACCACTTTTCATCAGAAAGATTAGAATTATTAATTGAGAATGAGAGATGACGAAGAGAGAAATGATAATTCTTGTATCCCACTTGAAAGAGCCCTTTATCATTCAAATTCAAGAATTATTTATACATACCCCTTAAACCAGTCACCAATCCACATTGTCAAATCATGATCCAATGATCCATATTTGGTACTTGAATCTTGAATGCAGAGAGAACAAGACCTACTGAAGTAAATGCATACCAAGTATGGCAATCATGATGAGTTGAAGATTGATCCAAATGCAGGACAAGATGGGACAAGATCATTTTGGTGGTTCTAATCTGTCATTACAAGAAAACTGAATGAGGAAACAAGTAATAGTGCTAGGAGGAAACAAGAACAAGAGGAAACCTGGATAGATCAATCAGCATTGCCCTAGATAGAATTTCTTTACCTGCATAATAAACAATGCAGGTAAGCTTGTGCCCCGGTTCTTAACTTCAAGGTAAAAGAACAAGTACTATTTCGAGTTCAAGTGACAAGAGAACATCTGCAAAAATGTCCTCTTCCCAACAAACAACAACATCTGCAAACTGGACTCagcagtgacctgcaagaggacctCAAATGAGGAATATCACAATATGCCGTTAAAGTCTTTTTGCAGTTAGAATTAGTCTTAAGCCATGAAGAaatatgatgttttgtgaagcatGTGGTACCTATTCACATCAACCTCTAATATCATGGGCTGCAATAGTCAAACAGTGCAGTGCATGGAAAACTTATAATTCAGCACAAAGCAGGTTGCACTTGCAAAACCATAATGCGGAAAAATTGTCCAGAATATGGTAGAAAGGCAGCACTAGATACAAGCAAGTTTATAATTCTCATCTCTAAAATAGCACAAAGTAAATATTTACTCTTATTCTAGAGAGGAAATTGCAGTAGTAGGAAAACAattgacaagaaaatttaaatgACGGTAATAAGTTCAAATTTGACACACTCATCCAATTCAGATAATTTACAGAACAAGTTAGCAGAATTATAAAATAATCTACAAACTAGTAATTTAATGCTGCATTTtcgccaagaaacatcacctactaACTCATCATTTCTTCTCTCATTCTTAAGGTTCACAGAATCTGGATCTGGCAGATACAGTCCAACCTCAAACATCTGATTATTCAAAGGTATCAATATTGCCAATTCTGCCCAACTCATGGTCAATCTTGTGCAACTTTGTAATTAATCCCATTTGATTTCCCATTGATCCCACTGTTCCATCCAATTAATGACTGATAATGCCATGTGCAGCTGGTTTTGTctgatttggttatctaatcagaGACTAAATCTTATGACTAGTACCAAATTGGATCCAGGAGTATATTTTATCCTTAACCATGATCATACATAACTGTAGTAGGTGAAATTATGATGAGTCAGAAAAACTAGGAAAATAAAATAGACAAGTGTAAATCGTACATAAAACCAAAAAATACAACAGATTTTGTATACTAGTTTGTAAAGAGAGAAAATGTTCTTCATAACTCTCTCAAACAATAACTAATCACTACATCCAAAGCGTCAGTACTGCAACTTCTGTGCTACAAGTGATGATGAAAGTCAAAAGTACTAGATATATGAAACAAAGGCACCAAACTTACAGGTACTAGTTCCTTAGGCACTGAAAACATACATCTGTAGAACTTAGAAATCAAAAGAACACTAGAAGCAAGCAAAAATCAGTCAGTAACAAGGTCGAGTCATTCATCATCAGCAAACCGATTATGCCATGACAGTGCAGAATCAAAATGCTATATCCATTCAAACTCAGAGATGGAATCAGCCTCTTCAAGAAACAAATACCATGTTagcatccaacctccaacacaacCCCAACATCAATTAGTCTACGCCCAGTTCCTTTAGGTAGTTCAAATTAAGACTACCACATGCTCAACCCTTCCTTGGATTGGCAATTCCTTGTTCTCCATTCTTAAGAAGCAGCTGTGTGCAACCCATGATATTTTTACTGACAATGGTAT belongs to Musa acuminata AAA Group cultivar baxijiao chromosome BXJ1-11, Cavendish_Baxijiao_AAA, whole genome shotgun sequence and includes:
- the LOC135597832 gene encoding putative E3 ubiquitin-protein ligase XBAT35; the encoded protein is MEGRELRRSVTLPEQLSVTDSSKLEDLLKVREEDDVRVSRRRGRDSLTLRSIIAGEKREDSAAGRTLLEIIQQDRAANGNAADRNSSNGDTWKSLRDLLRHGDGVALGAATPGDLQPVSATELVISTRPNPVLALSVSVGNPDFAASESTAVAATAATATATTTPVELPLTNEGESEEINGSENSNPVGAAGSSSPEAVPAAEEQQSARVSLLALLEQTDRQWEGSGQEGLSLVAAAVDEEVVAEDEMKGSGGVSYMCCVCMVRHKGAAFIPCGHTFCRLCSRELWVSRGNCPLCNGHILEILDIY